One genomic window of Phycisphaerales bacterium includes the following:
- a CDS encoding GC-type dockerin domain-anchored protein, with translation MMKTAILGGMASGLASGLASGLVATMAHGQVFVGLESSSPTTYTSDLAGFPSVGYVPGVRFDVSGAAGRGDGSVYLCNGPFTTVLYEHDFTGSPRRLATIDRDIHAMAYDGQTLFGYSNFSSTKGIYSIDPATGTTQLAYDVHTGTGFRFFALDYNAADGLLYGYTEFGDSGLYAIDVDAQEITKIVDPFPASNTQGRAMAIGNNTVYVLSTRGADGVPAFSYDLSQGSGGEWVAFTNPYTDSNATGGAAWLGPLDPPCRADIDGDGELTIFDFLAFQNAFDAGDPIADFDGDGELTIFDFLAFQNEFDAGCP, from the coding sequence ATGATGAAGACGGCGATCCTCGGCGGCATGGCGTCAGGCCTGGCGTCAGGCCTGGCGTCAGGGCTGGTGGCCACCATGGCCCACGGCCAGGTCTTCGTCGGGCTCGAGTCGAGCTCCCCCACGACGTATACGTCGGATCTGGCCGGCTTCCCCAGCGTCGGGTACGTGCCCGGCGTGCGATTCGACGTCAGCGGAGCGGCAGGCCGGGGCGACGGCAGCGTGTATCTCTGCAATGGGCCATTTACAACGGTGCTCTACGAACACGACTTCACCGGATCGCCCCGCCGGCTGGCGACCATCGACCGCGACATCCACGCGATGGCCTACGACGGACAGACGCTCTTCGGCTACTCGAACTTCTCGAGCACCAAGGGCATCTACAGCATCGATCCCGCGACGGGCACGACGCAGCTCGCCTACGACGTTCACACTGGCACGGGCTTCCGCTTCTTCGCGCTCGACTACAACGCCGCCGACGGCTTGCTCTACGGCTATACCGAGTTCGGCGACTCGGGCCTCTACGCCATCGACGTGGATGCGCAGGAGATCACCAAGATCGTCGATCCGTTCCCAGCCAGCAACACGCAGGGCCGCGCGATGGCGATCGGTAACAACACCGTGTACGTCCTATCCACGCGCGGCGCCGACGGCGTGCCGGCGTTCTCGTACGACCTCTCGCAGGGCTCCGGCGGCGAATGGGTGGCCTTCACCAACCCATACACCGACAGCAATGCCACCGGCGGCGCTGCGTGGCTCGGCCCGCTCGACCCTCCCTGCCGCGCCGACATCGACGGCGATGGCGAGCTCACCATCTTCGACTTCCTCGCATTCCAGAACGCCTTCGATGCCGGCGACCCGATCGCCGACTTCGACGGTGATGGCGAGCTGACGATCTTCGACTTCCTGGCGTTCCAGAACGAGTTCGACGCGGGCTGCCCGTAG
- a CDS encoding S8 family serine peptidase, whose amino-acid sequence MGYQHVSRRSVGAMSILLAVGLATPALADDAIGLGAEFFGPFVETANQRTFSGQMLVAPKRIVDWQRAGLTYEQAVARRRAAEARLEPFVVEHDRGPDRYTLSIPDGMDESTMGAWLGATDDYRFAHPNWIVYTMIEPGDPRYSQQWHHPVISSPQAWDITTGSSSIITAYVDTGTMLTHEDLADALVEGYNSGDRLRESEGGVVFDQNGHGTHVAGCGAAIGDNGVGVAGAGWNLQILGVRAPTASAGGAGSASLNAILHGSEWAVENGAKTASCSWTGVQTPAVGDSGTYIKSIGGLLLYAADNFDQDHSGFSWADTIVVGASNRSDGKAGFSSYGRGVDIFTPGVDILAPVLGGGYDFYSGTSMATPVTNGVLGLMWSVAPTATPEVLQNILYDTADDIGAPGFDPIFSNGRTNAFQAVAAAAGTGSGEPLAIDDTFAVIAGDMSDLDVTANDFDPMGLPLSIESFDATGSLGGTITLSVGTGPEGRDELVYTAPSGSFGEDAFDYVVTNGDQTAGATVTVDVLDPASFRAPENPTSTQPGMDVDYYEGAFDVLPDFSTLTPYASDVVSAINFPSTMGDFVTSGRDENVAAVFTGYIDIPETGIYTLFTDSDDGSKLYLGDDEIVNNDGLHPMREVGTQVALQAGTHELTVEFFERGGGAGLLMSIRGLDGVKRVVTADELSRGVDCRADFDGNGTLDIFDFLAFQNAFASGDLAADFDGDGTLNIFDFLAFQNEFAAGCS is encoded by the coding sequence ATGGGTTATCAGCACGTCTCGCGTCGGTCCGTCGGCGCCATGTCGATCCTTCTTGCGGTGGGCCTGGCGACGCCGGCCCTGGCCGACGACGCCATCGGCCTTGGCGCCGAGTTCTTCGGGCCGTTCGTCGAGACCGCCAACCAGCGGACGTTCAGCGGGCAGATGCTGGTGGCGCCCAAGCGCATCGTCGACTGGCAGCGCGCGGGGCTGACGTACGAGCAGGCCGTGGCGCGCCGCCGCGCGGCCGAGGCGCGCCTCGAGCCATTCGTCGTCGAGCACGACCGCGGCCCCGATCGCTACACGCTCTCCATCCCCGATGGCATGGACGAGTCGACGATGGGCGCATGGCTCGGTGCGACCGATGACTACCGCTTCGCGCACCCCAACTGGATCGTGTACACCATGATCGAGCCCGGCGATCCGCGGTATAGCCAGCAGTGGCACCACCCGGTGATCTCGTCGCCGCAGGCGTGGGACATCACGACGGGCTCGTCGTCGATCATCACCGCGTACGTCGACACCGGCACGATGCTGACCCACGAAGACCTGGCCGACGCGCTGGTCGAGGGGTACAACTCGGGCGACCGCCTGCGCGAGAGCGAGGGCGGCGTGGTCTTCGATCAGAACGGTCACGGCACGCACGTGGCCGGTTGCGGTGCCGCCATCGGCGACAACGGCGTCGGCGTCGCCGGCGCGGGCTGGAACCTGCAGATCCTCGGCGTCCGCGCGCCAACCGCTTCGGCCGGCGGCGCGGGCAGCGCCTCGCTCAACGCCATCCTGCACGGCTCGGAGTGGGCCGTCGAGAACGGCGCCAAGACCGCGAGCTGCTCGTGGACGGGCGTGCAGACGCCGGCGGTGGGCGACTCGGGCACGTACATCAAGAGCATCGGCGGGCTGCTGCTGTACGCCGCCGACAACTTCGACCAGGACCACAGCGGCTTCTCGTGGGCCGACACCATCGTGGTGGGCGCCAGCAACCGCTCGGACGGCAAGGCCGGCTTCTCGAGCTATGGCCGCGGCGTCGACATCTTCACGCCGGGCGTGGACATCCTCGCGCCGGTGCTCGGCGGTGGATACGACTTCTACAGCGGCACGAGCATGGCCACTCCGGTGACCAACGGCGTGCTGGGCCTGATGTGGAGCGTGGCGCCGACCGCCACGCCTGAAGTGCTCCAGAACATCCTCTACGACACGGCCGACGACATCGGCGCCCCGGGCTTCGACCCGATCTTCAGCAACGGTCGCACGAACGCGTTCCAGGCCGTCGCCGCCGCCGCGGGCACGGGTTCGGGCGAGCCGCTGGCGATCGACGACACGTTTGCCGTCATCGCGGGAGACATGTCCGACCTCGACGTGACCGCCAACGACTTCGACCCGATGGGCCTGCCCTTGAGCATCGAGAGCTTCGACGCCACGGGCTCGCTGGGCGGGACCATTACGCTGAGCGTGGGCACCGGCCCCGAGGGTCGCGACGAGCTGGTCTACACCGCGCCGTCGGGCTCGTTCGGCGAGGACGCGTTCGACTACGTCGTCACCAACGGTGATCAGACCGCCGGCGCCACCGTGACGGTCGACGTGCTCGATCCGGCCAGCTTCCGCGCTCCCGAGAACCCCACGAGCACCCAGCCGGGCATGGACGTGGACTACTACGAGGGCGCCTTCGACGTGTTGCCCGACTTCTCGACGCTGACGCCCTACGCCAGCGACGTGGTGTCGGCGATCAACTTCCCCTCGACGATGGGCGACTTTGTTACCAGCGGCCGGGACGAAAACGTGGCCGCCGTCTTTACGGGCTACATCGACATCCCCGAGACCGGCATCTACACGCTGTTCACCGACTCGGACGACGGCAGCAAGCTCTACCTGGGCGACGACGAGATCGTCAACAACGACGGGCTGCACCCGATGCGTGAGGTCGGCACCCAGGTTGCCCTGCAAGCTGGCACGCACGAGTTGACCGTCGAGTTCTTCGAGCGCGGCGGTGGCGCGGGCCTGCTCATGAGCATCCGCGGGCTCGACGGCGTCAAGCGCGTCGTGACCGCCGACGAGCTCAGCCGTGGCGTCGATTGTCGGGCCGACTTCGATGGCAACGGCACCCTGGACATCTTCGACTTCCTGGCGTTCCAGAACGCCTTCGCCTCGGGCGATCTCGCCGCCGATTTCGATGGCGACGGTACCCTGAACATCTTCGACTTCCTGGCGTTCCAGAACGAGTTCGCTGCCGGCTGCTCGTAA